The Leifsonia williamsii genome includes a region encoding these proteins:
- a CDS encoding sterol carrier family protein: MARAKIPDAEGGAAVRAARAGDAPRDTTATAVRYLLQLLAERAPGNTVEVRVPPFGAVQCIPGPRHTRGTPPNVIETDPATWLALAAGDLSWDDGVASGAVHASGQRASLEGLLPLRF, from the coding sequence ATGGCCCGAGCGAAGATCCCCGACGCCGAGGGCGGCGCCGCCGTCAGGGCGGCCCGTGCCGGAGATGCCCCGCGCGACACGACCGCCACCGCCGTCCGCTACCTGCTGCAGCTCCTCGCCGAGCGCGCCCCCGGCAACACCGTGGAGGTGCGGGTCCCGCCGTTCGGCGCCGTCCAGTGCATCCCCGGTCCCCGGCACACCCGCGGCACCCCGCCGAACGTCATCGAGACCGACCCGGCGACCTGGCTGGCGCTCGCCGCGGGCGACCTGAGCTGGGACGACGGGGTGGCGTCGGGCGCCGTGCACGCCTCCGGGCAGCGCGCCTCGCTGGAGGGCCTCCTCCCGCTGCGTTTCTGA
- the purD gene encoding phosphoribosylamine--glycine ligase, with amino-acid sequence MKILVLGSGAREHAIITALLAEEAGHEIVAAPGNAGIAADVAVETGLDPLDGPAVAEYAIEHDIELVVIGPEAPLVAGVADPLRTRGIPVFGPGKTAAQLEGSKAFAKRIMEAAGVPTGRAVRAATVAEAERALDELGAPYVVKADGLAAGKGVLVTSDRAAALDHATQYLRHGSVLVEEFLDGQEVSLFLVSDGHDVLPLSPAQDYKRLLDGDAGPNTGGMGAYSPLPWLPDSFVDEVIDTIALPTVRQLAKEQTPFIGLLYCGLIVTDRGIRVIEFNARFGDPETQVVLPRLVTPLSSLLLAAATGALAGMPRPEFALDTAVTVVLASEGYPEAPQTGRPISGLAEAAAVPEVTIAHAATTVDPATGGLVATGGRVLSVVARGTTFAEARSRAYEAVSRIDLPGAQYRTDIAARVS; translated from the coding sequence GTGAAGATCCTCGTCCTCGGTTCCGGTGCCCGCGAGCACGCCATCATCACCGCACTCCTGGCGGAGGAGGCCGGGCACGAGATCGTCGCCGCGCCCGGCAACGCCGGCATCGCGGCCGACGTCGCGGTCGAGACGGGGCTCGACCCGCTCGACGGCCCCGCGGTCGCCGAGTACGCCATCGAGCACGACATCGAGCTCGTGGTGATCGGGCCGGAGGCTCCACTCGTCGCCGGCGTGGCCGACCCGCTGCGCACCCGCGGCATCCCGGTTTTCGGGCCGGGGAAGACCGCGGCGCAGCTCGAGGGCTCGAAGGCGTTCGCAAAGCGGATCATGGAGGCCGCCGGCGTCCCGACCGGGCGTGCGGTCCGCGCCGCGACGGTCGCCGAGGCGGAGCGCGCGCTCGACGAACTGGGCGCCCCCTATGTCGTCAAGGCCGACGGGCTCGCGGCCGGCAAGGGCGTGCTGGTCACCTCCGACCGCGCCGCCGCGCTCGACCACGCCACGCAGTACCTCCGCCACGGCAGCGTGCTCGTCGAGGAGTTCCTCGACGGGCAGGAGGTGTCGCTCTTCCTCGTCAGCGACGGCCACGACGTCCTCCCGCTGAGCCCGGCGCAGGACTACAAGCGCCTGCTCGACGGCGACGCCGGGCCGAACACCGGCGGAATGGGCGCCTACTCGCCGCTGCCCTGGCTCCCCGACTCCTTCGTCGACGAGGTGATCGACACCATCGCGCTGCCCACGGTTCGGCAGCTCGCGAAGGAGCAGACGCCCTTCATCGGCCTGCTCTACTGCGGCCTGATCGTGACGGACCGCGGAATCCGCGTGATCGAGTTCAACGCGCGCTTCGGCGACCCGGAGACGCAGGTCGTGCTCCCGCGACTGGTCACGCCGCTGTCGTCGCTGCTGCTCGCCGCCGCGACCGGGGCGCTCGCCGGCATGCCGCGGCCCGAGTTCGCGCTCGACACGGCGGTGACCGTCGTGCTGGCGAGCGAGGGCTACCCGGAGGCGCCGCAGACCGGGCGGCCGATCAGCGGGCTGGCGGAGGCCGCGGCGGTGCCCGAGGTCACGATCGCGCACGCCGCGACGACGGTCGACCCGGCCACCGGCGGGCTCGTCGCTACTGGCGGCCGCGTGCTGTCGGTGGTCGCGCGGGGGACGACATTCGCGGAGGCGCGCTCGCGCGCCTACGAGGCGGTCTCGCGCATCGACCTGCCGGGCGCGCAGTACCGCACCGACATCGCGGCGCGCGTCTCGTAG